TGGTCGGTGACCGAGGCTTAGAGAAAGGACTGCTGGAATATAAATTTCGCCGAGCAAACGACAATCAAGATGTGGCTATTGACGAGGTTGTGGACTTCATTGATACGCAATTTTCAGCTTAAGCAAGGCCTAGGCCTTGTTACCCTGACGCTGCTCCTCAGCTTCAGTCTTTCCACTGCCGGCAGTACCTTTGTCGCAGAAAAAGACCGCGCGGAGCTGCGTCAGCACCTTAAGCTGGCCATCGCCCAAGCCGATAGCTTCGACGACCGATTCGACGCGGAAGTCTGGTTGCTGGACATGTCCGGACGCTTAACTCGGTTTATGCCAGAGCCCCAGCAACGCTTGGAGTTTTTACGCTTAGTACATCGCGAAGCCCGAGCCGCCAAACTAGATCCAGAACTGGTGCTGGCACTCATTGAAGTAGAAAGTAACTTTGACCGCTTTGCCGTGTCCAGCGCCGGTGCGCAAGGGCTTATGCAGGTCATGCCATTTTGGAAGGCGGAAATCGGCCGAAGTGATGACAACCTAAGCAAAGTCGAAACCAACCTCCGCTACGGCTGCCAGATTCTCCAGTTTTACATCAACAAGGAAAAAGGCGGCCTATTTCGGGCATTAGCAAGATATAACGGCAGTTTAGGAAAAAGCTGGTACCCAGAAAGAGTACTCAGCCGATGGCGCAAACGATGGTATGCAGGGGAGATAGAGGGGCTTTAAGAATAGAGGAATTTTTCAATAGAGGGACTGATCAAAAGCTGGGCAGGCGGCAAATAACAGCAGCGGCCATCTCATCTGCTATATCTTGTCTGCTGCATACACCGTATTCAAATACAGCGCACCTCGTTTAATGGAAACAATCACCTCATCACCCGAACTACAATTGCTCAG
The DNA window shown above is from Spongiibacter sp. IMCC21906 and carries:
- a CDS encoding lytic transglycosylase domain-containing protein — translated: MRNFQLKQGLGLVTLTLLLSFSLSTAGSTFVAEKDRAELRQHLKLAIAQADSFDDRFDAEVWLLDMSGRLTRFMPEPQQRLEFLRLVHREARAAKLDPELVLALIEVESNFDRFAVSSAGAQGLMQVMPFWKAEIGRSDDNLSKVETNLRYGCQILQFYINKEKGGLFRALARYNGSLGKSWYPERVLSRWRKRWYAGEIEGL